TGAGAGGGCATCTGTGAAGGCACAgggtggacagatgtcttctgtttttttgaGTTGAGATTGTGGGACAGGTCTGGGTGTGATGGCCGTTtcctggaaaaacaaaaaacaacaaaaaacaaaaaaaataaaggacaCAGCACCTTCAGTGGGACAGTCATTTTAAAACGAGgtgtcaagaaaaagaaaaaacagaaaacatatagAGTCACAAAGCAAGTGGATCAGGTGGAATTATTCATTTTGATGTGGCTTTCAGAAGAAAATATCTGAATACAAAAACACgctggagaaaaaaaacagatttttttcatGTCCTCTTTTATTGCTTTGGAGAAACGATCTGCAAAAGGCAGCCACAAAGACTGAACACAGTCTAGTCAGGGAACAACAGAACAGAACAATAGCAGCAGATTTCACCTGTGTTGGACCAAAACTACTTCTGTCAATCTGTGATTGTCACTGAGCTCAGGACCATTTTCCCCCCTTTAATCTCAATCACTGAAATATGACAGAGTGTCCTGAGAAATCAAATCCAGTTTACAGTATGTATCTCAGtaataagtgataataatgcaaataacatgctgttgtcgtgcggtatgcatttttctgagtccctccgtccatcccgtcgtccgcaatgacagctattcgccctcgtctaactcgggcgaatagctgtcattttgggcgactgggcatggatgtcgggcctcttgaaaatgcataccgcccttcaaaagcatgttattgtattattatttgtctgatcatgaagattccaaaagtgtatagtttagactatcacTGAATATTAtggtgttatggggtaaaaacagcgagaatggtgacaaaggtcaatttcagtttgtacaggggtcaaaagttaaagctgatccaattttggtaaaaagtggtgcaaattattggttgcgttgataggattaacaaattgaatagttttgtctgtgttgaattcttggtctgtaaggtaaaggtcaaacaatgtcaacgtccattggattctatgacatgcgacatatgttaccccataacatgacaaCTGAGCAAGACAcaaggtgcaaactattccttcttaaaaccccattaactcaaccaataatttgcataatattttacaataattggagcaactttaacttctgactcctgtataactgaaactgacctttgtcaccattcttgttatttttaccccataactccataaaattcagccatagataatccaaactatacctttttggaatagttatgatcagacacataatgtggtgtagctttcaatatgaattttaattttgacccctgtgaaattcttcattgacctctaTTTGGCCCCCGattaaaaattcaaatggctaacgttatttgtccaccaaaaggtatacacagtcaaattttggtgcttgtaaccagatttgaacaattcctCCGCAAATActgtattctgttatctgctgcactaaatccCTTAGTCTCTCCTGTGCTATGTGCCAAAACCTGTCACAAAACTAGGATTCAAGACTCCAAAATGTTCTACTGTAAAGTTAAAAGCAGAGAATTTCCATAAAACTAACTAAGCATCAGAGAGCATTTGTGTGGgggactttgggggggggggggggggacgacacCCACCTACTCAGGAGCCTGTCAATGAGCTGTTTTTCCTCGTTCTTATAGCCGGGCCAGTCTCTCTGGATGTGTGTAAACAGCTCAGGCTTCAGACAGTAGCAGTCAGCAGCTGGGTTCCAATTGCTGACCTAAAggtcaaagaaaaaagaaacaaagttattccagcagcAATAGACAGAACACATCATCATCTTGGAGAGAGTCTGGTTGAGGTTCTGGAAGCGTCGTAcaatcaaaaatataaatgcaacacttttggttttgctcccattttgtatgcgatgaactcaaagatctaaaactttttccacatatacaatatcaccatttctctcaaatattgttcacaaaccagtctaaatctgtgatagtgagcacttctcctttgctgagataatccatcccacctcacaggtgtgccatatcaagatgctgattagacaccatgattagtgcacaggtgtgccttagactgtccacaataaaaggccactctgaaaggtgcagttttatcacacagcacaatgccacagatgtcgcaagatttgagggagcgtgcagttggcatgctgacagcaggaatgtcaaccagagctgttgcttgtgtattgaatgttcatttctctaccataagccgtctccaaaggcgtttcagagaatttggcagtacatccaaccagcctcacaaccgcagaccacgtgtaaccacaccagcccagaacctccacatccagcatgttcacctccaagatcgtctgagaccagccactcggacagctgctgaaacaatcggtttgcataaccaaagaatttctgcacaaactgtcagaaaccgtctcagggaagctcatctgcatgctcgtcatcctcatcggggtctcgacctgactccagtttgtcatcgtaaccgacttgagtgggcaaatgctcacattcgctggcgtttggcacgttggagaggtgttctcttcacggatgaatcccagttcacactgtccagggcagatggcagacagcgtgtgtggtgccgtgtgggtgagcggttttctgatgtcaatgttgtggattgagtggcccatggtggcggtggggttatggtatgggcaggcgtctgttatggacaaagaacacaggtgcattttattgatggcattttgaatgcacagagataccgtgacgagatcctgaggcccattgttgtgccatacatccaagaacatcacctcatgttgcagcaggataatgcacggccccatgttgcaaggatctgtacacaattcttggaagctgaaaatgtcccagttcttgcatggccggcatactcaccggacatgtcacccattgagcatgtttgggatgctctggaccggcgtatatgacagcatgtaccagttcctgccaatatccagcaacttcgcacagccattgaagaggagtggaccaacattccacaggacacaattgacaacctgatcaactctatgcgaaggagatgtgttgcactgcatgaggtgaatggtggtcacaccagatactgactggtatccccccccaataaaacaaaactgcacctttcagagtggccttttattgtgggcagtctaaggcacacctgtgcactaatcatggtgtctaatcagcatcttgatatggcacacctgtgaggtgggatggattatctcagcaaaggagaagtgctcactatcacagatttagactggtttgtgaacaatatttgagggaaatggtgatattgtgtatgtggaaaaagttttagatctttgagttcatctcatacaaaatgggagcaaaaccaaaagtgttgcgtttatatttttgttgagtgtatattatttAACAAAATGTTGTTCCTccagaatgtttctgtgtaggctctcagttgtccaggtggtttccatagtagagaagcttgaatcttcgactggactgggttgcttgacgcgaggacgtttcgcttcaaatcgcagaagcttcctcagctaaaattcttgctcagaccaccagagcaagaattttagctgaggaagcttctgcgatttgaagcaaaacgtcctcgcgtcaagcaacccagtccagtcgaagattcaagcttctctactatgttcctCCAGAATGATACAAACCATCCACTTTAAATTTTCAGACTTCAGATCCCAGCTGGAGACACCCCACTGCtctcctgtcaaaacacagtcttCTCCTCCACAGGTAGTTAACGTACAGCCTTAATTACAGCTAACAGTCATATTAATGTTTCTGCTTGTGTAAGGTGTCTTGGCATTTTCTTTAACGGTTGCATTTGAAAGTATTTAGTGTCTAGTCAGCGGTGTATTTACACAGCAATGTGCCAGATGTCTCACCTCCTCCAACACTGAGGTCAGCTCAGCCGTGTCCTCTGAATTGGCTCGCTCTCTCTCCAACCACAGCACCATATCAGATTTTTTGTGTGGCCTTAAAGCGAGCTGATGAACAACCCGTTCCCTCAAGGGCTGATGTGCCACAGGGGTGAGAACCTGGCTCctcttgctgctgctgctgctgctgctgctgctgctggtgcgTGAGCCTGGCATTAGATTCTGCTTCCTCTGGACCTTTCCAAACATACCTGAAATCAAAACAAAAGAGGGCCAGACAGTGCATTTCAACATGAAATTTGTGAAAGATAAGGGCAGGTTTCTTTTAACACAGATGAGCAAAACGCTAAATAAGTATGTAATCTACAGCCTGGCCAACATGTCCCTCCTAATCCAAGCTTAAATCCAGTTATATAAATGACACCCTAACATTGAAGAGCAAAGACAGACAGATCTACACACATCTGAATAGACCCCTTtccattttctctcttttttaaagcATGAATAGCTGCAATTCAGCGCTTTGATCAATTATGTGAAAACTTCCACACCGTATGGCAGGATATCAGCAGGATGCAATAGTTTGGAAGCTTTCTGGCAAGATGAAAACTCCCTGTTATTTGCCCTTCATCCCTATGTGCTTGGGAACTGCCATGCAAACTGAGATTAGAACACGTAACAGCTTGGAGAGAAAAACATTAATTAACATCTTACTTGGTCTCCACTTGATCTCAATTGCTGAGCGTTTATGGTTGGCTTTCTCCATCTGAGACAAGGATCCCCGCATAGTCTGGTAGGACTGTTCTGTGGCACAAGCCATCATCTTGCCCTGAATATGGCCCATGCTCTCCAGGTGGTCCCTGTCTTCCCTGTGGGGAGAAGTGAAAAAAGGGGGAGACCTTTTAGAGTTTAAACTTAAAAATTCTTCTGATTCTTCTtcaaattgttctgtaatttatgtgtgtagcatggcccaagcagagggtcacccctttgagtctggtctgcttgaggtttcgtcctcatAGGGAGTTCTTCCCTTACCACAGCTGCCttgagggttagtaaggttagaccttacttgtgtgaagcaccttgaggcaactctgttgtgatatggcgctatataaatgaatgtaaattgaaaattatgaaaaactgaaattgaaaattctcTGGTTCAGCTCAGTCAGTTAGCCAAATGTAGCTGAGATTCTGGCAGTGCTGCAATAAAACGTGGCATCACATGATATATGCATGAATGTACGCACAGATGCACAGCTGGTTGTGAACTTCTCCGTTCTGCATGCAAATTCCCAACCCGTGtttataaatcatttcttcaaataaCAATGTGTCCAGTTAAGGAGGTTAAAACACTTCTGAGCTACGGTCCAAATTCAGCAGCATTAATATAACCTTTTCATTGACCCTTTGACCCCACATGGCCGCAAACGCTGCCTCGCTGTTCTCAGTTATTACTGGTCACACCTTTGTGGCAGAAGCCTCTGGGTGTTGCAGTCATATTTGAATAGAACCCAATGTGTGTTATTGCCCTAAAAGAGGGGTGAGTGACTAGTACAGCCTTGTGGTGTCAGTCTTTGAATTCCATTTGCAGATGAGCGTGAAAGCAGTTGTGAGTGCTGTTTATCCTGAGACGTACTGGTGAATGCATTCAAAGCTGGACTGTGGGTTCTCCCTGCCATCACTGGACATGTTGAACCTGATGATTTCTGTGGCATCAGGGGCATCCGGGGTTGGTGCTGGAATCTTCATGTACTATACAAGAGAAAAAATGAGAAACATTTTggagagtgaaatatgtatgacaAGAGCctaagaaaaaaacataaagacACTGATGTGTCGGGAAAAAAAGGCCATCTGGAAATCATCATCATTGACCTGTACTTCTCAAAGATGTAGTCTGATGTGATGTAGTCTTATTTAAGAGCTGAAAAACTGTTCATAAATTTAACTGCCTCAGCAACTTACTGAAACAGGTAAGTACAATCCTCGattgttgctttgtttttttccccatacACACTAAATATGACCTAAATAATCTCCACCTTGGACCAATCACTGAAGCTAAGCAGAACCTCCCAGGTCAAAGTTGATGACCTGCAGACAGTTATGGGAGGAGCCTTTCTGAAAGGCAAATCCTCACTATAGTGTCATGGACAGCTTGTACTTGAGCAATCTGTAGATCCCTGGTACCTCTGTTAGAAACCAGGTTCATAAAACGACTCAAAAACTGACCAAAAACCTCAAAGACGATTCAACATAGAAAGTCATTAATCAACAGGTAACATATCGTTTAATACAAAGTGGACAGAAACTCTTTTTCATCCTGTCTACAGCTGAGATTGAGCAGGAAAATGGACTGTTCAGTACATTTGTTGATAGTGTGACTTAgattcagaaaacaaaaaaagaagtgaTTATCACTCATCCTTTCCCTGCATGACAATCACCTTACTGATGCACAGGTTGAACCAAGACTGTACACATAATTggcactttaaaaaaacaaaacacatgcagTAGTGAAGAATAAGAATGTATAGAAAATAACCATTCATAGAAACCATATCCTCTGCAATATCTTGAAGCTTTAACGCTTGTTAATTAAAAATGGATGTGTGCACATGTGTAATGGATGCTTAATAATCAATATGTAGAGAAACTGTCACGAGTGTGCTCCACCACAAGTCAGAACTAATTGCAGCGTTCAATTTCAGAGGCATTACGGGGAGAATGAATAAACAACTTACCACCTGGTTCTCCTTGAAGCAAATCGTTGGCTGGTTTGATAGTGAAGTCTaagaagacagagaggaagcacaaGCTTATTATAAAGTCAAACATCACAGTAAAACAGTGCTCATATTCAGCTTGAGCAGTTAATACATAGAGTGAAAATATTAAGCCTTGTTCAGTAGATTTCTCAGTAGCAAATGAACCATGGTTGGTAAACTTTCCTCACGAACTGTCAAACAGCGCTATTAATGCTCGTCCCAGCACGCTTTAAAGTGACAACTGTGGTGATCTTTAAGTATACAGCCACAGGTCAccaacccaactcctggagagctcCTGCCTTGCATGTTGGGCAAtgctatggtaacggaattacagtcACAGCAAATTTTTAAATGTCAAGCTAAAATATGGCCTGATTTTCCTCATTGTAGTTCTGTTTCaaggtggtatagaggaggattttctttcaccaaaacatcaaatcaaggCTTGTTGTGTCCAGGTCCATCCACGGTTCTCACACCATCTGTACCTGCTGCAGGTGGACCATATACAATTCTAGACTTTTAATGAGGTGGCCtcagtgaaccccatcctgaccaggtccgcataatcacgggtacaccgaaattaaaagtctataactgatttattatatggtaaacaagaaaattgggagtttgtcaaacatactaaaactgaagaatcaatctcaagtttcagctctttattattactgtcataatgcactaacaggtccaaaatacttcatgagcacatgtgatgtcatgacgatgcaggaatgtctgcgccaggtgcgcgcagcagggggcatagaggtgagaacgcagcctgcaggttctctgcacagaggaatcagagtgcagtttggctgcagactgtgcactctgatttctgttctagtttatatttgtgctgagctgtaggtctgcgctctgagttctgttatagtttatctttcctactttgactgCGAGATGCGCGTGTGAGATGCGTGTGCACACGTGCGAACAAACCGTCAAGTAAATgttgagatgtctggagttatacttgatgtggacatgtcctgtcaatcagtctgtgagcaggacttttatggactgtatttaaacacatttgtgagagaagaccgaggagctgctgcagccagcagcattttttttttctgtgccgacGCACTATGCAACTTGAAGCGGGCCAAAGTAggtgttgtatcgcgttatctgattggtcgttatcgatagaaggcgttactcgattggctagcgctacgctgcacgcgagctgtactcggctccaccagcggtcaactcagcatgtggtacagctcagaaagtagcGAATggaccaatcagaagttggcaaaatcacataccatataataatcccTTTTATTGACTTTGGAGCACTTGCCCCCTAGTGGTCTTTTCCAGACATCATAGTCTCATCATCAGCAATTATAGATTTATGTATGTTATGTAGAATTGCGGTTCAAattaaatcaattaaaaaaaaaaaaaaactaatcaaaTCCAGGTCCAGGACGCATCTCCTCCAGATGACAGCTTCTTTACTCAATTTTATCAGcaaaattacacaaaaacaatcttttaaaaatcaatttaatgACTGTAATCCAAAATCACAGACTTTTACAGCTTTGGCCATTtttattcattctttttttttttaaagtttaccTTTAAAGCCTTTTTAAAAACCTGTTTCCTCGTAACTGACAAGTAAAATCCTTTCGTTTTACAGGAAAACAACAAGCAGGTAGATATTTTCTTCAGAGTTGTTTGAAGTtggaaataaaatcaaagttaagGCTACAGTGGTTCTTACCTTCAGGTTCTGATAAGTTTCCAATATCTGGACCGCACTGTCAGTCAGCTTAATGTGGTACAAACTTTGGTTGGTGGTGTTTTTGCTGATTTGAGCACCTGAGAGACCATAACTATGCTCCTGCCTCAACGCTGCCATCTTCACAACTGCGACTTCTTCTGAGGACTAACTGCCATTTTATTTACATTGGCAACGTGCTCAAACGTCACGCGCAGAGGGGGCGGGGGTGGAGCATGTGGGCGGAGCGTAGAGGGTGTAGGTGAAGATGGGGCGTGTGGGCGGGGCATTGCGCGTGGTGGCTCCACACTCCGTACAAACCGCTGAAGCAAACAGgcagccatcttaccactcccagGTTATATGGCCTGCAACGCGCGGCCATGTTACCACTCCCAAGTTATGTGACCTGCACATTGACTGCTTATGAGAACGTCAACAATTTTGAGTAATAaccgagctgattctctcatttccttctttttgCCTCCAGTTAATGTAAATCCCGCCTAATCTAGTATGTCTACCATGATTAggtatttgatttatttcctttctttcttttaggaATTTGACACATTCTCCCCTTCCATTCTCAATTACTCATACCTGACTGGGTCAAATACTCAGTTCTAAAAAATCTGATTCTTTAAttaaagtttatacaagttttgtgtaatcttcagatatatatatatatatatatatatatgcagaggtgtcaagtaacgaagtacaaatactttgttactaaagtatctatactttactccattacttatttttctgcctacttctgacttctactcattacattttccttacatttttaaaacaaacagcctcgttactcttggcttcagtttaatgtttatatatgtatatatttcacgtcatgtgcgtctgtaatcaacttttctgcagcgtggctttgctttgaaccgtgaaccagtcgaagcagtggttcgcagattgaagcaatgcttcgacctattgcttcgtttattctttctttctttcacttaattttcccccactaaaaccctaaagagcatacgtttttacgtaattgttgtatggccttgccttgcaatgtagagcgccttggggcaactgtttgttgtgatttggcgctatataaataaaattgtttgattgattgattgatacttctgtgagtattatttaccttttctatgttaaaccgacctgttatggtcttctgaaacagttgatagatgtattttataacttaaaaacgggagcgacgctaacacgttagtgtgtctatggcattttcaatattaaaacttagcattaagcaattgcagctgtcatcacgttcgggtgcatttgttttcaaattgtaatatttcttaaatttatttttgtttatatattaataatctaatgattattatatacaattttagagaaagaggcaaaaagaacctgaatagaaacacaacagaaaatataaaagcaatgaacatacataaataaatacatacatacatacatacataaataaataagtgtttcctgtgaacacctagtgactcttacaccgcCACTTCAtcactgtcttatttaatgacagtttgtttcggttaaaccatattttcaatttgttaatttcttctgtgattttctccagaactatctgccaaactagaaaactgctgcatcctagtaagagcagaatacaacccctggcaaaaattatggaatcaccggcctcagaggatgttcattcagttgtttaattttgtagaaaaaaagcagatcgcagacatgacacaaaactaaagtcatttcaaatggcaactttctggctttaagaaacactataagaaatcaagaaaaaaaagattgtggcagtcagtaatggttacttttttagaccaagcagaggaaaaaaatatggaatcactcaattctgaggaaaaaattatggaatcaccctgtaaattttcatcccccaaattaacacctgcatcaaatcagatctgctcattgacattgaccctatgccatgacattgaccctatgtgtctttttgcaaggaatgtttttgcagtttttgctctatggcaagatgcattaccatcttgaaaaatgatttcatcatccccaaacatcctttcaattgtccaaaatatcaacataaacttgtgcatttattgatgatgtaatgacagccatctccccagtgcctttacctgacatgcagccccatatcatcaatgactgtggaaatttacatgttctcttcaggcagtcatctttataaatctcattggaaaggcaccaaacaaaagttccagcatcatcaccttgcccaatgcagattcgagattcatcactgaatatgacttccagtcatccacagtccacaattgcttttccttagcccattgtaaccttgtttttttctgtttaggtgttaatgatgcctttcgtttagcttttctgtatgtaaatcccatttcctttaggcggtttcttacagttcggtcacagacgttgactccagtttcctcccattcgttcctcatttgttttgttgtacatttttcgatttttgagacatattgcttcaagttttctgtcttgatgctttgatgtcttccttggtctaccagtatgtttgcctttaacaaccttcccatgttgtttgtatttggtcatcagtttagacacagctgactgtgaacaaccaacatcttttgcaacattgcatgatgatttactctcttttaagagtttgataatcctctcctttgtttcaattgacatctctcgtgttggagccatgattcatgtcagtccacttggtgcaacagctctccaaggtgtgttcactcctttttagatgcagactaacaagcagatctgatatgatgcaggtgttagttttggggatgaaaatttacagggtgattccataattttttcctcagaattgagtgattccatattttttcctctgcttggtctaaaaaagtaaccgttactgactgccacaatctttttttcttgatttcttcttttgtgtcatgtctgtgatctgctttttttctacaaaattaaacaactgaatgaacatcctccaaggccggtgattccataatttttgccaggggttgtactactggaatgaatttgaataaggaaagttgtgtttgttttgttttgttttttccttcactaaatggatgctgcactcactgcagtttattgtctggaatagtcctagattgcatttcagagctcctagaattgaaacattttcatgcaggtggtgttgggtggtaattttaggttttgggtcttgggccacatgtagaacgaatcagtttttaaattaagctttcaattcatatagtggcatctaccttttttttttttttaaaggtttctttatacttttatagtttaagtaggttttggagcacatacttttttacttttacttgagtaaagaggtcaagttgatacttcaacttttaccagagtgtttttaaactgcagtatctatacttctacttaagtaacaaatgtgtgtacttttgacaccactgtatatatgaacaaaagtgaacaagaacaaaagtggatggataacaaaagtcatgatggataatatagcAATAGTGGAATTTGTAATAGTTGCACTGAAATAATGAAACATCaattaactagctacaggagagttggttttcccttgcaatgacaatatttatgatacacagctctatgagcttcggCGTAATATtagtaaagcccccgtcacacatagcaagaatgtgcagaaaccaacccgacacagcaaatattgccataatctgatgtAGTCGGGagaaaaagaggtgtggtcagcagtgtcagaacgcatccagattaccttgtccacacctaaacgatggcatccaaagcacatgcagacaacaggtagatgacacagcctGCTGTCAGAAGGCCATAAAAGGcgcaga
The nucleotide sequence above comes from Thalassophryne amazonica chromosome 10, fThaAma1.1, whole genome shotgun sequence. Encoded proteins:
- the LOC117519459 gene encoding RNA polymerase II elongation factor ELL-like; the protein is MAALRQEHSYGLSGAQISKNTTNQSLYHIKLTDSAVQILETYQNLKTSLSNQPTICFKENQVYMKIPAPTPDAPDATEIIRFNMSSDGRENPQSSFECIHQYVSGEDRDHLESMGHIQGKMMACATEQSYQTMRGSLSQMEKANHKRSAIEIKWRPSMFGKVQRKQNLMPGSRTSSSSSSSSSSKRSQVLTPVAHQPLRERVVHQLALRPHKKSDMVLWLERERANSEDTAELTSVLEEVSNWNPAADCYCLKPELFTHIQRDWPGYKNEEKQLIDRLLSRKRPSHPDLSHNLNSKKQKTSVHPVPSQMPSHGVGTSGNPHISALSSAYLHKGHTGEKATVTLTSATPLPDYVNKYNTIISLEQRQKCEEEFDANYHEYQVIHDRIAAATEMFVQMSSQLDTLPPGTEAYQRMQDDVVEKYRIYQKWFPGYREDKKKCVYLHHKLAHTKERIADYDQAQETSV